One genomic window of Coraliomargarita sinensis includes the following:
- a CDS encoding cbb3-type cytochrome c oxidase subunit II — translation MKNLPLLFCGIFFALAFSYTGLIVSGNIQLGALEPSTETLVPSDSEVDENGQPLMVMPEGETLYPRKPSGLAEQGKKVYIEMGCMYCHSQQVRRRGFGADIDRGWGPRATVARDYVLQDRVLLGTIRTGPDLAHLGGRYAGEAGRDWNHLHLYNPQIVSEGSTMPPFAFLYKKQEIVNKPSEKALDFPPDSEYAPEPGYEIVPTRRAEALVEYLLSLKIDYSLPEAVIPE, via the coding sequence ATGAAAAACCTACCACTTCTTTTTTGCGGTATTTTCTTCGCTCTGGCTTTCTCTTACACGGGCCTGATTGTTTCAGGTAACATTCAACTGGGCGCTCTTGAGCCGAGTACGGAAACGCTGGTTCCCTCAGACTCCGAGGTGGATGAAAACGGGCAGCCTCTCATGGTCATGCCCGAGGGCGAAACACTTTATCCGCGTAAGCCATCGGGCCTCGCAGAACAGGGTAAGAAAGTTTACATCGAAATGGGCTGCATGTACTGCCATAGCCAACAGGTGCGGCGCCGGGGCTTTGGTGCGGACATTGACCGGGGCTGGGGGCCGCGTGCAACGGTAGCACGTGACTACGTACTTCAGGACCGTGTTTTGCTTGGCACTATCCGTACAGGCCCGGACCTCGCCCACCTTGGCGGACGTTACGCCGGTGAAGCCGGCCGTGACTGGAACCACCTCCACCTTTACAATCCACAAATTGTATCCGAGGGCTCGACCATGCCGCCGTTTGCCTTTCTCTACAAAAAACAAGAGATTGTGAATAAGCCTTCCGAGAAGGCCCTCGATTTTCCGCCGGATTCCGAGTACGCACCGGAACCCGGTTACGAGATCGTACCGACCCGTCGAGCGGAAGCTCTGGTCGAATACTTGCTAAGCTTGAAAATTGATTACAGTTTGCCCGAGGCAGTCATTCCTGAGTAA
- a CDS encoding c-type cytochrome, which translates to MSEDNKEPTPANQGKESLEKAAMQDEQMQDIHAQLIREKEEPSEGFSPIPVFLVFVIMVLGFWGGIYLVTYSGEFSAKAFDPDYKVASTAPVVREIPLPEIGAKVYRNQCAQCHQADGNGLAGVYPPLGGSSWVTGHPEVMARILINGLNGPIEVAGNTYNGNMPAFGPSGLNLKPKEIAGVITYVRQEWGNEASEMSVEMIESYLEAYASRSTPWQAAELREDLGPVPEPAPEAEPEEDTEGEAEAAAETEVAQAG; encoded by the coding sequence ATGAGCGAAGATAACAAAGAACCCACCCCCGCAAATCAGGGTAAGGAATCGCTGGAAAAAGCAGCGATGCAGGATGAGCAGATGCAGGACATTCATGCTCAGCTCATTCGCGAAAAGGAAGAGCCCAGTGAAGGTTTTAGCCCGATTCCGGTCTTTCTTGTCTTTGTCATTATGGTGTTGGGCTTTTGGGGCGGTATCTATCTAGTGACCTACAGTGGTGAGTTCAGTGCCAAGGCTTTCGATCCGGATTACAAAGTGGCTTCAACTGCTCCGGTCGTGAGAGAGATTCCTCTCCCCGAAATCGGCGCCAAGGTATACCGTAACCAGTGCGCCCAGTGTCACCAGGCTGATGGTAACGGATTGGCTGGAGTGTATCCGCCCCTGGGTGGTTCCAGCTGGGTGACAGGCCACCCCGAAGTGATGGCTCGCATTCTGATCAATGGCCTGAATGGTCCAATCGAAGTAGCGGGCAACACCTATAACGGCAACATGCCGGCCTTTGGTCCCAGCGGTCTTAATTTGAAGCCCAAGGAGATTGCCGGGGTGATTACTTATGTCCGCCAGGAATGGGGCAATGAAGCGTCCGAAATGTCGGTTGAGATGATCGAGTCCTATCTCGAAGCTTACGCCAGCCGCAGCACACCCTGGCAGGCCGCCGAGCTGCGTGAAGATCTCGGTCCGGTACCGGAGCCCGCTCCGGAAGCAGAGCCGGAGGAAGATACTGAGGGCGAGGCCGAAGCTGCTGCTGAGACTGAAGTGGCTCAAGCCGGATAG
- a CDS encoding GAF domain-containing sensor histidine kinase: MNELERLVELSEFNLDYTALDSELDDLTGLAAQICGARMSLVNLIDRYTQWTVSGYGSDIGQTRREDSACQYTIEKDTPLELKSLREDARFKDKDYVCSGPELNYYYGVPLKTKKGARIGALCVLDKFDLELNDEQTQLLEKVSHMVVRRLESIKRIHLLEEQLNEAVKSKRKVGHDVRGPVGGILGLVDLLKNDFKERGLSEFDEMLTLIENSGQGVLELADSILTKEGRSTTEYTCQILAEKLEQLYAPQALSKKVNLAVEAHDESKSPAHFPPKALLQIGGNLINNAIKFTPEGGSVTVRISMKEDEDAGAEHLIIEVDDNGVGMSDDRIAEIMQGRAESALGTVGERGFGLGLPLVRQLVEKEKGHLVLKSKEGEGCHFTVQMPI; this comes from the coding sequence ATGAATGAGCTAGAGCGACTGGTCGAATTATCCGAGTTCAATCTGGACTACACCGCACTGGATTCTGAGCTGGATGATTTGACCGGTCTGGCGGCACAAATTTGCGGGGCCAGGATGTCGCTGGTTAATCTTATCGACCGTTACACGCAGTGGACGGTTTCCGGTTACGGTTCCGATATAGGACAAACCCGGCGTGAGGATTCCGCCTGCCAATATACCATCGAGAAAGACACGCCACTTGAACTGAAATCGCTTCGGGAGGACGCCCGTTTCAAGGATAAAGACTATGTCTGTAGCGGCCCCGAGCTGAACTATTATTACGGTGTGCCCCTGAAAACGAAAAAGGGAGCCAGAATCGGAGCACTCTGCGTCTTGGACAAGTTTGATCTGGAGTTGAACGATGAGCAGACGCAGTTACTTGAAAAAGTCTCACATATGGTTGTTCGCCGGCTGGAATCAATCAAACGCATCCATCTTTTGGAGGAACAGCTCAACGAGGCTGTAAAGTCCAAACGAAAAGTCGGCCATGATGTGCGCGGGCCGGTCGGAGGCATTCTCGGGCTGGTTGATCTGTTGAAAAACGACTTCAAGGAACGGGGCTTGTCCGAGTTCGATGAGATGCTGACGCTGATTGAAAACAGCGGTCAGGGTGTGTTGGAACTGGCAGACAGTATTTTGACCAAGGAAGGTCGTTCCACAACGGAATACACCTGTCAAATACTGGCGGAAAAGCTGGAGCAGCTCTATGCACCACAAGCTCTGTCTAAAAAGGTCAATCTAGCTGTTGAGGCGCACGACGAGTCGAAGAGTCCGGCTCATTTCCCGCCCAAAGCACTGCTGCAGATTGGTGGGAATTTGATCAACAATGCGATCAAATTTACTCCGGAAGGTGGCTCGGTTACAGTCCGAATCTCCATGAAAGAGGATGAAGATGCCGGTGCGGAGCATCTTATCATCGAAGTGGACGACAATGGTGTCGGCATGTCGGATGATAGGATCGCCGAGATCATGCAGGGGCGCGCGGAATCGGCTCTGGGCACGGTAGGCGAACGCGGTTTCGGCCTGGGCCTCCCTTTGGTTCGGCAATTGGTGGAAAAAGAGAAAGGGCACCTCGTTTTGAAGTCCAAAGAGGGAGAGGGCTGCCACTTCACCGTGCAAATGCCAATTTAG
- a CDS encoding DoxX family protein, whose amino-acid sequence MDIITTLIQVTIPLGIINVWLLRRSRPTAYRGGAASNLKEEFRAYGLPEWAYYTVGFFKLSAAAMLLVGFLIPALVLPGAALMAALMLGAVVMHAKVSDPAIRYLPALIMLVLSALLIVLQ is encoded by the coding sequence ATGGATATTATCACTACGCTCATTCAGGTCACCATCCCACTTGGTATTATAAATGTCTGGTTGCTGCGTCGAAGTCGGCCTACCGCCTACCGTGGTGGCGCGGCATCAAACCTAAAAGAGGAATTCAGGGCCTACGGTTTGCCGGAATGGGCCTACTACACAGTCGGATTTTTCAAATTGTCCGCTGCGGCGATGCTACTGGTCGGGTTTCTTATCCCGGCGTTGGTATTGCCCGGTGCGGCTCTGATGGCAGCGCTGATGCTCGGTGCGGTGGTGATGCATGCCAAAGTCAGTGACCCGGCGATTCGTTACCTACCCGCCTTGATTATGCTAGTTCTGTCCGCCTTGCTCATTGTTCTACAATAA
- a CDS encoding DoxX family protein, protein MNAQNFLLLVCAVSFFGYGFSCLFSPHMVAEFQRYGLSRFRKLTGVLQVAAACGLLAGLVIPSLGGIAAAGLAMQMACGLGVRVKIGDAWFLCLPAATYMMLCGWLATRLL, encoded by the coding sequence ATGAACGCTCAGAATTTCCTACTGCTGGTTTGTGCGGTTTCGTTTTTCGGCTACGGCTTCAGCTGCTTGTTCAGCCCGCATATGGTGGCCGAGTTTCAACGCTACGGTCTGTCCAGGTTTCGTAAACTGACAGGAGTTTTGCAGGTAGCGGCCGCTTGCGGCCTGCTTGCAGGGTTAGTGATTCCGTCGCTGGGCGGTATTGCCGCAGCGGGTCTCGCCATGCAGATGGCATGCGGTCTGGGTGTGCGCGTAAAAATCGGTGATGCCTGGTTTTTATGCCTTCCCGCAGCGACTTATATGATGCTCTGCGGGTGGCTGGCGACTCGCTTATTGTAG